Proteins encoded in a region of the Eulemur rufifrons isolate Redbay chromosome 15, OSU_ERuf_1, whole genome shotgun sequence genome:
- the ARMT1 gene encoding damage-control phosphatase ARMT1, protein MAKPPASLSGQDVGSFAYLTIKDRIPQILTKVIDTLHRHKSEFFEKHGEEGTEAEKKAISLLSKLRNELQTDKPIIPLVEKFVDTDIWNQYLEYHQSVLDESDEKPRWFYSPWLFVECYLYRRIHEAIIQSPPIDDFDVFKESKDQSFFESQESIIALCTYLQQLVRTIKDLDESQLKNEFFKLLQISLWGNKCDLSLSGGESRSQKTNVINSLEDLKPFILVNDMEHLWSLLSNCKKREKTSIRVDIVLDNSGFELVTDLILADFLLSSKLATEIHFYGKTIPWFVSDTTIHDFNWLIEQVKHSNHEWTSKCGADWENYIKMGRWVYHDHIFWTLPHEYCAMSQVAPDLHAELQRAHLILFKGDLNYRKLTGDRKWEFSVPFHEALNGFHPAPLCSIRTLKAEVQVGLQPGQGEQLTASEPSWLTTGKYGIFQYDGPL, encoded by the exons ATGGCGAAGCCTCCGGCGTCTCTCTCGGGACAGGACGTAGG ATCATTTGCATATCTTACAATTAAAGACAGAATACCACAGATCTTAACTAAGGTTATTGATACGTTGCATCGacataaaagtgaattttttgagaaacatGGAGAG GAAGGCACGGAAGCTGAAAAGAAAGCTATCTCTCTTCTTTCTAAGTTACGGAATGAATTGCAAACAGATAAACCAATTATCCCCTTGGTTGAGAAATTTGTTGATACTGACATATGGAATCAGTACCTAGAATATCATCAGAGTGTTTTAGATGAAAGTGATGAAAAACCAAGGTGGTTCTACTCACCATGGTTGTTTGTAGAATGCTACCTGTATCGTAGAATTCATGAAGCAATTATCCAGAG TCCACCAATTGATGACTTTGATGTATTTAAAGAATCAAAAGACCAAAGTTTCTTCGAGTCACAGGAATCTATCATTGCTTTATGTACTTACCTGCAACAGTTGGTGAGAACTATTAAAGATCTAGATGAAAGTCagctgaaaaatgaattttttaaacttctgcaG atttcgCTGTGGGGAAATAAGTGTGATCTGTCTCTATCAGGCGGGGAATCTCGTTCTCAGAAGACCAATGTAATAAATTCTTTGGAAGACCTAAAACCTTTCATTTTAGTGAATGACATGGAACATCTTTGGTCATTGCTTAGCAAttgcaagaaaagagaaaaaacatctaTTAGAGTGGATATTGTTTTGGATAACTCTGGGTTTGAACTTGTTACAGACTTAATATTAGCCGACTTCTTGTTGTCCTCTAAACTGGCTACTGAGATCCATTTTTATGGAAAAACTATTCCGTGGTTTGTTTCTGATACTACTATACATGATTTTAATTGGTTAATTGAACAGGTAAAACATAGTAATCATGAGTGGACATCCAAGTGTGGGGCTGACTGGGAGAACTATATTAAAATGGGTAGATGGGTTTACCATGATCATATATTTTGGACTCTGCCTCATGAATACTGTGCAATGTCTCAGGTCGCCCCTGACTTACATGCTGAACTACAGAGggcacatttaattttattcaaaggCGATTTGAATTATAGGAAGTTGACAGGTGACAGAAAATGGGAGTTTTCCGTTCCATTTCATGAGGCTCTGAATGGCTTCCATCCCGCACCTCTCTGCAGCATAAGAACGTTAAAAGCTGAAGTTCAGGTcggtctgcagcctgggcaagGAGAACAGCTCACAGCCTCTGAGCCCAGCTGGCTGACCACTGGGAAATACGGAATATTTCAGTATGATGGTCCACTTTGA